The nucleotide sequence ccaaaaacaaaacacacacacacacaaaacaagcacACAAAACTAAATCAACCAACCCACCAGACCACCATTTGAAACAGTGCTTAAAATACTTTTGAGTTCTCTGCAGAGATACAACAATTCTTACCTGGAACAAAACTTTacaaaatctcattttcattCCAAAGTAGGTAATTTTGAAACTTTATGATGTTTTGCTGGACAGGTAAACTGTTGTGCAGTTCCACTGTCCACTAACAATTCATACAGATCCTGGGCATGCATCTGTTTCTGTAAGCATTGAAGAATACCTACTTCAGGTTCAGTGAGAGTAATGTACTGCTTTTTCGATATTCCTTCCAGATGAAAGAGCAATATATTTTAATCCGTTAATggattaaattaatattttactcATAGCCAATAAGCTGATTCCAGAAAGTGAAATGCTTTCTTAGTACATATTGACTAATAAAAATAGCCTATGTAACCTTCTTAATAAAAAGTCttagttttatttataaaatggTAAATTCTCATATTCTCCCCAAGGGAGAACGGAAGATAAGAAATCCTGCAACAAAAAAATAAGGTAAAAGAGGCTCTGTAAGCCTGTTTTGGTGGCAATGTGAATTCTATCTTATGCATATTGTCCATTTCACTGTGTATCAAAAGTTCATTTGATAACTTTAGatgatttaattttctttatgtcATGGCTTTGCAGAATCAAGGTCCCATCTCTGAATTTTCCAACTTGTCCTGCAGGCCAAATGCTAGGCACCAATTTCTTCCTTTTGGCCTtcctgaaatagaaaaaaaaaaaaattaagagaaacACCATAAACTCACGAAAATACTCAATATGGTGAAAAAGTCACCTATTTATGCAATCAGTATTTGGTATTATAGAATATCAAATCATAGCGAGTAATGACCCCAGAACATTTGTTACCTGCAGAGTCATTCAAAATTGGCAgcgcattacagaattaattaatttaaaacaaaccccaaagacTTTCAGATAGAGAACAAAGATAAAGAATACATTTCAGTGAACCTGCGACACTATAATTAAGAATGCCACTTCACCCTTCAAGCGTCTCTATATTGTAGCTtgtgttttgcaaaaaaaaaaaaaaaaaaaaaagcatctcaaGGCTCTGAGTGACATATCCCAGGTCCTCACACAGGGATTTCCATCCATCTCACCTCCAGCTGCAGTCTTAGACACGTTGGGGCAGAACTGACCCATTTTCAGTTAAGTTGTGCAACTAAAGTCTCTGAAACTGCTAAACACAGTACAAGGTCACCCTTTTGTGACCAACAGTTCTTCTGCAGTTGAAGAAGTTCCTCCTACTGTGACCTGCAATGTTTTTTGGTATAGGACTGTGCACAGTTATGTTGGGACAATATGCTGGGTACACTATGCAAAAGCAAGTTAACTTTAATGATGTTGAAAACAGCTCACCTCTCCTTCtggtctttcttctttttcttaagaGAATCACCTTTGTGTTCCTGTTTTTAAAGATATGCATTTAAATGGAAAAGGAACAGAGCATCTTGGCTAAACCATCTGCACAGCAAACACAGGGTAGCATTTGCTCCACAGAGCAACACGCACATGGAGCAGGTTGGGAGAACTTCTAACAAGTCACGAGATGCAACATGTTAGGGAGACACTGCAGAGCCTGGTGCCCAGAGCCCTTCCTGTCACCTCATGGAACGTACAGCCCTCTTGTCACCAACACGCTGCCCCTGCCATGCAAGGAGGCACAAACCCAGCTACACAAGGAGACAGGCTTGTCTCTCGGGCACGTGACAGATCCTTGGGTCAACAGACAGACTTATGACCAGGCAGATGTGCCTGGTCTGCTGACTGAGTGCACCTGTCGAATGACAGGGTTTGCCCGTGTCTGGTCATGCACTGGCTGCGCTCTGAGCCACCTTACAGAGAAGGAGAAGCACGTCCCCTGGGACAGAGGGTGGCAGGGAACAGGCTGACAGTGCAATTTACCCGCCCTGCAACTTGCTCCCACCTACATGAGATGGTTCCACGGGGAAGCACGGAATGGGCTTGGAGCCAGGTGGGCTGTGCTAGAGGATGCATGCAACAGAAACCTCACCCTAGCTTTAAACAATGAGCAAGATCCCAGATGGAATCGTGCTGATATAAATCCAGCAGAAGATCCAGCCCTCTGTGGTCAGACAACATGCAACAAACTTTAATTGAACActactttttttcccttaagaggcaagggaaaaaaaacaaacaaaacaaaccctattGATTCTGTGTCATCTGTCTATCAGCCTCAAAGCATGAGGCAGTGAAACCCACCACCACACAAACCTAAGTCTGTGCACTTCATACTGCACACAACCAGTTTTTACTGATGACATTAGTCCTACTGGAGCCAGGAACCCActccctggggagcagcaggtgTCAAGCTCGGGCATTCCTCCTGCATCATCTGTCAGGCTCTCAGGCTAGCTCTCACATGCTGCCTTTTTATATGGAAAATGTCACACAAACCTTTCCCTTATCTTCATCCttcgctttttttttctctttcattttctcttgGTAAGTCTTGTAGTTCACGTGTTCCTTCTTGGGGGGCTGCAATAGAGATTGGGAGGGATACCACTGATGAAATTTTCAAATAGGTTCAAAAAAACATTCACAGACtttcatggaaaatatttttcaggtgGTGGTGGAGAAACATTAGgaatgtttaatttattttgagtGAGAGGAAGAGACTTATGGTATGTAAGGTAGACACACAGAAAACATACCAGACAGCAGAGAGGGATGTTTATGCTCTATATCAGTCCTACAAGGCTTCCACATACACAATGATCTAGAAAGAAAACCCATAcccctccccacctcctaaaaaaataaaaaacctagatttttttttttcttttacatcacTGATGATAAATAAAAGTGGAAAGTTTTCTCCATCTTTAACTCACTGGGAAACTTAAGTTTTAATAAGCAAGACCCCCTCTCCAATTATTTAGTTTTGAATGGCCTGATTAAAAATTAGTAAATGTTGTCTTCTACCCCAAACAGTCATATTTCATCTAAACAACATCTCTGATAACACAAATACACTAATTTTCCaaacatatacagaaaaaaaagagaagatagaACAGACATTGTAAAAGTAAGGATGAAGTTGGAGAAGGATCAGGGTGGGGGATCTTGTATTGTAAGAGAGTAATgcaatcccccccccccccccccgccgcagtGTTTTTTACCACCTTCCTGCACTATAAAATCAGGGTGACCACTCAGCACAAACCAAGTGACAATCACCTTGGCTCCCAGCATGATAGCACGCTCCTGTTCCCATATGCGTTGCTCCTGCTTCTTGTAGCCAGTGATTCCAAACTTGTGCACTTCCAAACGAGCCTAAAACATTACAGAAAATTTCAAGCATTTCATAATTTGTCCAACCTGTTGTAAAATAACACTTGACAGACCACAACATAGTGGTCATACTCCCAAAGAAACCCTGAGTAttacccaaaataaaataaaactgagtTTGGAGCTATACTGCAGAACAGTTAACATCTAATCTCTGGATAGTGAGGACCATCATGGGGGCAGttttttattctcattttatatAAAACAACACATGGAATGGATCTCCTCTATATAAAAATGAATCATGTTGTCCTGCACAAAGAAGAACAATGAAATGTGCTATCTGCAGTGCCCAACATTTACATGCCCGTTCCTTGGCTGCAGAGCACTTAACTGGGGAGAAACACAGATGGGCAGGTGGTGAAATGGCTTGACTACCTACATATGTATAGTTGGCACTATACAAGAATACCTTGGCAAAACCAGTAGTgaatttataatatttttaaaggctGTGGTTAAATCCTCACTGTTCTGTAGCATCTCCAGTGAGATATTTCACTGGATCGCAGCACATCCCTGAGAAGAGATCAGGCATATGAAACAACTTGCACAGATCTGTAAATGAATCAGTATTTAAGAAGGCCAGTGCTACTTATGCTTATATAAGAACAGATGACAACaaaaagacaaatgcaaaaaACTCATCTGCTGTTTCAAAACCAGATCTCagtatgctttttttcccctcctacatGAGATCACAAATCCAAGATAAATACTATGTGTCTGAAAGAGCTATGCTATGCACTACAGGTACTCACATAGCTTTACACAGCTGATATACAGCTATGCTCCTCAAATTCTCATTAAAAGATCAGAAAAAGAAAGGTCACAGAGTGACCCTTCACACAGAGCAGCTGACAACAGCCAGTACGCTCATCCTTTGGCCAAAAATACCTATTAGAAAATGCTCACCTACAACAGATAACCTTTTCTAGAAGCACTTCTCACTGCTCCCACTGTAGCTTTCCCAAGCATATAAATACACACACCTGCACACTAAAATATTGAGATTCAATAGGTCCTGCTGACTTACTTTTTCAAAGTTAAATTCTTGTTTGTTTGCACTTTTCTCTTCATCCACTGTTTTGgtctataaacaaaacaaaccattttGAATTAATATAGCAAGTAATATCAGTTTAAATGCTGATTCTGATAGTTTTTTTGGAaagtaagaaaatgcaaaatggaTTGTAGGGAAGAGCATACAGCTTTACAGCAGTATCTTCCAGCTTTATTACCTGGATTCACTAACACACATGGTCTCAATGGCTTTTTTAATATGTAGATATGACAGGGTCTTACTGCAACAACCTTGCATAATTTGTAGGGTACCATTATAACACAGAGCCTTTAGCTTTGACATTTTTTTGGATCATCTGCTACATCTTGAAAAAAGTTTCGTAactcagaaaaatattaataGCTGCAATTAATTTTTATATCTTCAAGTATAATTAAATTTTATAGGAGAAAAATTGCCACATGTGAGCTATGCATCATCCATATTTCCATTTCCAAGTCAGTACCAAACTGCTAATGCAGGATAGGACATGAATTTTAAGTCATTTTGTTTGAGACAGAGATCTCAGTGGTAATAATGCACATATTGATACCTGGTGGCAACACACAGAACAACCTTAATTCGTATCTGCATGGACACGTATCAGTGCACATATCCAGCTTAATAATGCAAGCTCCAAAGGAAGCACTGTCAGCAAATGGCAGGCCCCACTTAAACGCTCTTAAAGCTGTTTAAAGAAACTGTTTGTTCAAAATGCGATCAGCGAAAAGTACATCTTTTCTATTCTGCAATTGATGGAGACCTTCCATCAGCAGTTCTCAGTTTGGAGGGGAACTCTCCAGGAGACACAGAGTGTATCctaggaagaaaaacaagcatAAAATCCCCAGGGAGAACTCCAAGTCTGCTTGCTACGGCAATGTCCCAAATGGGACGCTTCAGAGCAGTAACAAAACTCCCAGGATTGTTTTAGTTTGTGTCCATTTCCCACAATGGGGGAGTGGGTGCTGAAGCACCTCTCTGAGCAGATGCTCTGCCCGCTCCCAAGCACGGGCAGGGAAGCTGCAGTCTGCTCAAGAGTAGCATCCACTCATCTTTCCCCATCTGCTTTCCAGGGCACGATCCTTTCTGAGGAAGCAGGAGTCACACATATGCACTAAAGCTGAACCTAAATGCTTTTAACGCATTTCCTTTTCACTCTCCAGGACGTTAAGTCACAGGTTCAGGTCCCAGGGTTACATCAGGGCTCCCCTCTGGATCCACCAGAGCCAAATGCAAACTTGTCTCGACTCTGGAAAAGCTTCTATAAAACATCCTCCATTTCAACCACAAAAAAAGTCGGTTATTGTCAGAGCATTTACTAACAAGCCTAACACTGGTCTTTTCGGGCAGAAAAATTTAAGTTGTAAAAAGCATATGAAAATAAACATCTAAGGCaatttttcagaggaaaacatgCCAGAAAAAGCACACAAGTTTATGGATTCAGCCAACTGCTTGGTCAGTTTCTTGAACTTCCCAATTCCAACCCCAGATACCAGTAGGTGTGTACCAGACATGTGTTGGCCCATCAAAACTTATTTTAGAATTGGACTTCTGATATTATGGCCATAAACATGactcaaagaaaacaaccaagAAGCTATAAAATCTATAGACCAATCAACCAGCAAGGGACCTTCTGCTCGGCAGGGAAGGCAGCTCAGCTTCCAGCCGAGCCTGCCCAGGCCTCTGTGTTGAAGCAACTCAGCTACAGTTTTTGATAGCAGGAAGGAATTTAGCATCAACAGACCAAACCACTGGACTGAAATCTAATGCCTTCCCCCATCAACCACCCAACACTGACCCTCCAAGATGCATGTTGCTTGTGAACAGCCAAATGTTGCCATGATGCCAGAGAAGCTTTGGCACCTCACATCCACACCTACTGCCAGGAACAGAGCAGCACACTGAAGGCTCAGACAAAATAGCCGAGGCTTTGCTTCTTGATTCATTCACTTCTTGCTGTCTTGGCCGGCCTATCTGCAGATCAGTTTATTTCATTGGGATACATCTATTTCAAATATATGATACTTATTAAGAGAtcttctgaaattaaaaataaaaaaagaagtctttaaGGCCTGCCCCTGGCAGCAGCCCTGTCAGGAATCAGCAGGACTAGAGCTGAGCATGCGAGATCACCGAAGAATCCTGAATTTACGGGCAGCTGTATTAGCAAGAACGAAGAACCTGGGCCTGGGAGGGGGAGAATTACAGGACGTATCTCACGGTTTATGGTGGCAGACCAGGGACCCagaaagaaaaccccaacaatgcagaggggtttgtttggttttaactgTCACCAGAAAGGGGCATCCCAATCCAGTACCCACTCAACGTCAGGTCTCTGGCGTGGCTTTAAAATATGCCTGTGCTTTAAAGAGCCAATAAGATGTTCATCGCTATTGATGCCACGCCCAGGGAGCGCACCAAGCTACAGGAAGGTCCCTGCTGGGCGCCAGCAGCACCCACGCCTGAAGGAGAGCGCGAGACTTGGGCAGAGGGACCCCTCGCAGCCCTCCCACCGACCCAACCAGCGCCCGCCCCCTACCTGGGTACCGCCGGGGGGTGCTGTCGAGAGGCTGGACCGCCCCTTGTTCTTCCTCCCGCGAAACACCACGACCTCCACGGCCGGCGGCGCGGCCTGGGGCCGTGGAAGGGCAGCGGcggagcccagctcagcccgcAGCTCCCCGAAGAAGTCGCGGGCTCcacgccgcccgcccgccgccccgccggcaCTGCCCTCCGCCGGCTGCACTGCCTGGCTCTCCTCCTGCTCCGCCGCCCCTGTGCTCGCCTTGCTGTCCTTCACGGCGCGCCGAGCGCTGTGCTCCTCACCTGCGTGCCGGAACATATGTCCCGGGTCAGCTGTGCGCGACCGCCATCGCTCCGCTTCAGAGTGAACACACCCAGCGCCCTCCCCGCCCGGGGAAGCCCACGGTGCCGCCGGGCTCGGCTCGGCCTCACTCCGCCCCGCCGGCAGCCCGCGGCGCGGCCTTGCTCACCCACCCAGGTCGTAGAGGGCACCGAGCACCTCCTCTAGCCGGCGGCACGGCTCCCGCGACCCCATGGCTGCCGCGGGCCGGCGGCGGAAGGACGTTTGACCCCGAGCGGCTCCCGTCGCTCCCAAGATGGCGCCGCCCATCGCGCGGTCCCCCCGCCCTCCGCCGCGCCCGCTGCAGCGCGCTGGGCAGACAAGCCGGGGCCGTGCGGGGCGATGGGCGCCGCGGGAGGTGGCTGCGGGCGTGCGGCCACCGCGGCGGGGTAGGCCGGGCgagcgcggcgcggggcggcgcggcggagcTCGCAGGACCAtggcagcggcggcagcggcgcccgGGCGGGCGCGGCGAGGGGCGCCCATGTACTCGGTaggcagcggcggcgggggagagcggagcggagcggagcgcggTGCCGCGGGGGAAAGGGGGCTTGCCCGCCTCGCTGCCCTTCACTCAGAAGCGGAGTGACGGCGCTTGGTGCAACGCCTTTTCTTCTCGGTTTGGGGGCTGCGCTCCGGAGGGGTTTCCGGGGCTTCAGTTGGGCGCGGTGCGTCGCGCACGACCGCCCCGGACCTGCACCCGGTCTGTGGGGCTCGGGTGGGGGCGCGGCCTCTCCCGGGTCCCAGCTGGGGTGGTCGCGGCCAAGCGGGAACGGGGCGACTCCCCTCATAAGTTCATCTTCCCCAACCGCTGCGGGCTCCCCACCCGCTTCTCCTACCCGGCTGCTTCCCCTGTACCTGCCGCGTCAGTCACGACAATCAGACCTCCCGGGTGACGCTTCTCCCCTCACACCTTCGAAAAGGAGGGAAGCGAACGGTACTTCTCTTCAGAGAGGTTTTTTTGTCCGACAGCCCGGCACCCGGGCCTGgcggagaggctggcggggcggcAGGTGTCTTGAGTGCGGGGCGCTTCCCTGGGCGGCCCCGGGCTGCCGTGCGGGACAGAAACCTGCCAGCGACCATGAATTCAGTGCGGGAAAATTGTCATCGAGATGGAGTGACTGAAGAGGGTTTCTCCGTGTTATGTGTTGGAAATTACTTCACTGACCTTGTTCTTTCCCTGTGGCTTCTATGCCAGCCTCTGACAAGGAGATTTGGTGTGGGGTGTTAAAGCCCCCTGTCTACTTACACTTGGAAGAGGAagctggggagagagggaaaCAGCTTCTGTTTTTTGCAGAGATTCCCAAACTTCTCTTCTGTGTCTCCTTGGCTGTGCACTGGTGTTCCAAGAGTATCATGAGCACCCTCATTTTATTGCTTTCAGAGATTGTCTGGAAGCAGAGGAGTTCCAGGCTCCCCCTGTTTTGCTTTTGTACTTCACCAGTGTCAAAGTAACAGCTGAATTTTCTCATGTCAAGGTTACCAACAGCATGCTTTCTAAACGTGCTCTCCACCAATCAGAAGTTGAAGGTGGAACAACAGCTTGGCTGTAATGTGTAAAATCAATGTTATTCTTCTCTAGTGCTTGGTAAAGTGTGTGTATTGGCTCCCTCCATGCTACTGTAGAACAGGGCATGAAAATAACTATTGCCATGGAGAGAAATCAGTTGCACATCAAATCTGGTGAAGTCAGCTGA is from Patagioenas fasciata isolate bPatFas1 chromosome 3, bPatFas1.hap1, whole genome shotgun sequence and encodes:
- the FSAF1 gene encoding 40S small subunit processome assembly factor 1 encodes the protein MRVLMILLEHQCTAKETQKRSLGISAKNRSCFPLSPASSSKCEEHSARRAVKDSKASTGAAEQEESQAVQPAEGSAGGAAGGRRGARDFFGELRAELGSAAALPRPQAAPPAVEVVVFRGRKNKGRSSLSTAPPGGTQTKTVDEEKSANKQEFNFEKARLEVHKFGITGYKKQEQRIWEQERAIMLGAKPPKKEHVNYKTYQEKMKEKKKAKDEDKGKEHKGDSLKKKKKDQKERKAKRKKLVPSIWPAGQVGKFRDGTLILQSHDIKKIKSSKVIK